ATCCCTTCGCCAACCCCGGTCATCACCCGATAAAAAATCAGGCTGGAGAGGCTACCCGCCACGCCGGTAAGCAGGGTGGCTACTGAGAACAGCATCAGGCCGAGGATCAATACCGGCTTGCCGCTGAGTCTGTCGGCAATAATTCCGGCGATAAACAGAAAGAGAATAAAACCAAAGAAGAACGAGGAGAGGATGATGCCGCTCTCACCTTTGCCCAGACCAAATTCCGGGGCTATCAGCCCTATTGCTGAAGAGACCGTCATGCGGTCAACGGAGTACATCATGTAACCCAGCCCGCAGAGCACGGTCACCAGGATCATTTTTCGGGTATCTGTATTCATCTCTTCCTCGACATGTCTCTTGACCGACGAAAACAGCTTTTCGGCTTGATAAGCAGGATGATGTTAACCGTGCTCAAGGTGGCGTGCTTTGCAGGTCAGCAGCACCTGATCGGGGTCTTTAGTCCACCAGTTAAGGCGGGAGAAAATTTCAACTTCATGAAAACCGGTGTAGCCCTGGGCTTCCACGGCCTGACGAAAACCGCGGATATCTATTACGCCGTCGCCCATCATGCCGCGATCTTCCAGCATATCCTGCGTGGGGTTGAGCCAGTCGCAGATATGAAAGGCCAGCAGGCGCTTCAGGCCCGCACGGGCAATTTCACGGTGAAAATCGGCATCCCACCAGGTGTGATAAAGGTCGACAGCGATCCCCAGCCCCTCATCACCCAGTTCGTCACAAAGATCGTTGGCCTGTTTCAGCGTATTTACGCAGGCGCGGTCGGCGGCATACATCGGGTGAAGCGGTTCAATGGCCAGTGGCATCCCCAGCGGGCGGGAATATTCCAGCAGGGCACTTAAGCCGTCCCGTACCTGCTGGCGCGTGCCGTTAAGGTCTTTTGACCCCGCCGGTAATCCGCCCACAACCAATACCAGGCAGGCCGCGCCTAATTCCAGAGCCTCGTCTACGGCCCGGAAGTTATCGTTCAGTCTGGTCTGCCGTTGCTCAGCGGTAACGGCCGGGAACATGCCCCCCGACAGTAACCGGTTACCCTGAGCTGATGCTGGCGGATCAGCCGCGCGGTTTCTTTAAGGCCCAGGGCGGCGACCTGATCCCGCCAGGGTGAAATGCCACGGATTTCATGACGGACGCAGCCTTCGATAATCTGCCGCAGATCCCATTGCTGGCGCAGGGTTGCCGTATTGATCGAGAGTTTTTGCGGATCGGGATGGTTCATCTGGTGTTCCCCTTAGCGTTCCAGCGATGGCACATCAATCCAGCGACGCTCTTTCCAGCTTTTTAATGCCAGATCGACCAGTTGCAATCCTTTCGCCCCTTCCAGCAGGCCCCAGCGGTAGTCGCCTTCGCCCCAGACATGGCGCAGGAAGAGTTCCCACTGCACTTTAAAAGCGTTGTCATAGTGCTGCGTGTCTGGCACTTCCGCCCAGTCTTCGAAAAAGTTATGGGTCTGGCGCACGTCCGGGTTCCAGACGGGTTTGGGGGTGTTTACGCTGGCCTGGGTGAAGCAGTCTGTCAGCCCGGCGACCGCAGAGCCGTTGATGCCATCCACCTGGAAAGTCACCAGATCGTCACGCCGGACCCGCACGCACCATGAGCTGTTGATCTGCACTATGGCTCCGTTGTGCAGTTCGAAAGTGGCATAAACGGCATCGTCGGCAGTGGCCTGATAAGGTTTATGTTCTTCATCCCAGCGCGCAGGGATATGGGTGGCGCCAATACAGCTGAGGCTTTTGATATCCCCGAACAAATTGTCGATCACATAGCGCCAGTGACAAATCATATCCAGAATGATGCCGCCGCCATCCTCACTGCGGTAGTTCCAGGAAGGGCGCTGAGTTGGCTGAAGATTACCCTCAAACACCCAGTAACCGAACTCACCCCGCACAGAGAGCACTTTGCCAAAAAAGCCGGATTCATTAAGCAGCCTGAGCTTCTGCAAACCCGGCAGCCAAAGTTTGTCCTGAACCACGCCGTGGCAGATGCCTTTTTCACGGGCAAAATGGTAGAGATCCAACGCCTCATCCAGCCCCATCGCCACCGGCTTTTCGCTGTAAACGTGCTTGCCTTTGCTGATGGCTTTTTTCAACAGAGCAGGGCGTGCCTGGGTAGTGGCGGCATCGAAAAAGATGATGTCATGAGGATTATCCAGCGCTTCATCAATGCTGGTCCCCCAGCGGGTGATGCCAAATTCTTCCGCCAGCGCGGCGATTTTCTCTGCGTTACGACCAATGAGAATGGGGTCGGGCATCAGGCGGTCACCGTTGGCCAGTTGCACGCCGCCCTGTTGCCGGATTTGCACAATCGATCGAATCAGATGCTGGTTTTTCCCCATTCGTCCGGTAACGCCATGCATGATAATGCCAACTGGAATCTGAGCCATTTAATCGCCTCGCAGTAGAGTGGGTCAGTCAGGGAGTTTGTGAGTCAAACCACATAACGCAGATTGTCTCAGCCCCACAGACCGGGAGTGGGTAATAATCATTCAACCAGGTAGTTGATAAACTCACTATAGAGCGCGGTTTCAATTTTGACTTTGATCGGTTTCACATAACCAACTAGTTGGTTGAAAAAATTATCCGCCTTGTGTTACCTGTGAAATGAGGCACTATAATGCTGAGAAAAGTCGATAAAATCAGGGGATCCGGTTTGGCTACCAGGCGTGTTAAGGATAAAAACGAGTCGGCAGATAAGCAGGTGCGCATTCTTGAGGCGGCGCGTGCTGAGTTTGCTGAGAAGGGGTTTGATGGCGCAAGAGTGGACAGCATCGCCCTGCGTGCTGAGGCTAATAAGCAGCTCATCTACTATTACTTCACCAATAAAGACGTTCTGTTTACCCGCGTGCTGGAAGATGCCTACCGTGATATCCGCGAGCATGAAGCGGCCCTGTCTCTGGACGCTATTCCGGCCAGCGAAGCGATCCTGAAACTGGTTGAATTCACCTGGCACTACTATCTGAAAAATCCTGAATTTATCCGGCTTCTTAACAGCGAAAATCAGCTCAAGGCCCGTCATCTCAAAGGTTCTGAGGTTACGGTGCAGATTAACCAGAGCTGGATCGGCATTACTCAGGCACTGCTGGAGCGAGGCCGGCAGGAGGGGAATGTCCGCGCAGATATCGATGTGATGCAACTGAATATCAATATCTCTGCATTAGGTTTCTTTTATCTGATTAACCAGTCGACCCTGTCGATTCTCTACCAGAAAGACCTCGGCGAAAAAGCCGCGCTGGACGAACGTTTACGGGTGATGAAAGAGTGTATCGCCGCCTGGATTAAGCCCTGAGAGGGAGCAGGGCGAAAATCAGGGGATAACTGCCTCAGGCAACAAGGCATAAAATTCGGAAGGTAACCGATGTGACGTTGTCACTTTTCAGCAGTGTTGATTTTTGCTATTCGATAACGGGTACTCCGTCCGCCGCCTTCCAGTTTCTCAATGCAGCCTTTCTGCAGCAGGTCAGCCAGGTGACGGGTTGCCGTGGCTTTACTGACTTTTGCCACTTTCTGATACTGACTGGCGTTGATGCCCTCCTCAAATCCCTGTTCGCCGCCTTCAAGCAGGCGGTTCACCACTTTGGTTTGTTCAGGACTTAAAATAGTGCATAAATTTATTTTTCTGTATCATAAACCATGCAAACTTTAAGGATAAAGGTGGTTTATGGCGTTACAAGGAAAAATGGTTCTGAATGGTGCTGATTACGCTCCTTTTGAACTTTATGGCGTAGGCGTCTTTATGGCTTTTTCTGGTAATGGTGTTTACAGGAATAAAGGTGCCTGCGGTGCTATCAAAGGCGATGGTCCACTCCCTCCTGGTAAATATTGGATTGTTGAGCGTGGATCTGGTGGTTTTTTCTCAAAGCGAAAAGCTGAAATTCAGGACACATGGAATAAAGTGCGTTATGGGGCTGAATTTAGCCGCGATGAATGGTTTGCTCTATATAAAGATGATTGGGGCATTGACGACGGCACATGGATAAAGGGTATTTATCGTGGGTTATTCAGACTTCATCCAGGCGTACTGTCAGAAGGGTGTATAACGATTGCTCATAATACGGACTTTGCGCGAATCCGTAATGCTTTACTTAACACATCCCCGATGCCAGTTCCCTGCATGCGTTCCCTTATGGCTCTGGGCTGGATTGAGGTCGTTGCCAGTGGCTCGAACACTTGCCCGTAGGGCTATAAAAATCGCTATATTCTTACTTCTCATGCTTGCCGTGGCTCGAACCGTTGGCAGTCCTGAAATTTATATCAATCGCGATTTTGCAGGCTTGCTTGCCCAGACAATTAGCGGCGATGTGAATGCTGAATCAATGTATGACGCTTATTTTTACATTGATGTTACATGCGTGACGACTATCACCATAATTATTTACTTAATAACGATGGATTTAATCAAAAAAATAAGGAAAAAATGAAATGCCAATCCCTCCATATATGTGGCTAAAAGACGATGGCGGTGCAGACATTAAGGGTTCTGTAGATATTCAGGATCGTGAAGGAAGCATTGAGATTATTGGCCTGAGTCATGGAATTAACCTGCCGGTTGATAATGCCAATGGGAAGATAACCGGCACCCGACAGCACTCTTCCATGATGATAGAGAAGGAAGTCGATAGCTCTACACCTTACCTCTATAAAGCTGCTACAACTGGGCAGACGCTTGAAAGCGCTGAAATTCGATTCTACCATATCAATGATGCCGGGCAGGAAGTTTGCTATTACAACGTGTTGTTGGAAAGCGTAAAGGTTACAAGCGTTAATTGTGGTGTACCGAATGTGAAATTAGCGGGCAACGATAAGATGAACCACGTCGAGAGTATCAGCTTACAGTATGAAAAAATCACATGGCGCATTGTAGATGGAAATATCCAGCATTCAGATGCATGGAACGAACGCCCTACCGCTTAAATATAAGGAGGGACATCTGCTCTCTGATAATCCCTGATATTTTCGAGTAGTATAAAGAGTATAACCAGGGCGGGAACAATTTCCCGCCCTGAGAATTTACTGATTACTGACGGCTTCCCACAAACCCATAAGATAGGTTACGCCTAAGGCGCGGTCATACAGACCATAGCCGGGACGGCCAGTCTCGCCCCAGATGAAGCGGCCATGATCGGGACGGATATAGCCATCGAAGCCGTTATCATGCAGGGATTTGATCACTTTATACATATTCAGCGAGCCATATTGTGTTGGATGCGCTGACTCGTAAAAATCTTTGTCTTTAATAATTTTGATATTTCGCACATGGGCGAAATGAATGCGGTTGCGGCGCGAGAATTCAGCCAGAATAGCGTAAACATCATTTTCCGGATCTTCTGCAATCGAGCCGGTGCACAAAGTAATACCGTTGGCTTCTGAATCCACTGCATTACAGATCCAGTCCAGGTCGTCGCGGTTTTTTACCACGCGCGGCAAGCCGAAAATAGAATAAGGTGGATCATCGGGATGGATAGCCATTTTAACGCCGACTTCTTCACAGACCGGGATCACCGCTTTCAGGAAGTAAGCCAGGTTTTCACGCAGTTTGTTGTCATCCACGTCTTTATATTGTGCAAACAGATCCTGCACTTTCGCCAGGCGCTCTGGCTCCCAGCCGGGCAGGGCAAAGCCGTTTGAGTTTTCCAGAACTTCTTTAACAACTTCATCAAGGCTTTTGTCGATCCCCTTCTTCTCAAACGCCATGGTCAGGGAGCCGTCCGGAAGGACATAATTCATGTCCGTCTTCATCCAGTCAAATACCGGCATGAAGTTATAACAAATCACCTTAACACCCGCTTCGGCGAGGTGACGAATGGTCTGCTGATAGTTGGCGATATAGCGATCGCGGCTCTCGTTGCCAATTTTGATCGCGTCATGAATATTGACGCTCTCAATCACTTCCATGGTCAGCCCGGCCGCCTGAGCCTGACCCACCAGTTTTTGAATTTTATCTTTTGGCCAGACTTCACCGACCGGCACATCATAAAGGGCCCCTACCACCCCCTCCACACCGGGAACCTGACGAAAGTGCTCCAGTGGAATTTTGTCCTCTTCTGGCCCAAACCAACGCATTGTCATTTGCATACTGTCATCTCGCTATACTGAACAGGTTATCTGGTAGTCTACCATACCAGTATACCCAGCTCGCTGCAGATTGGGGTGATGGGGGTCACAGAAACTCTCCCTGACGCTGTTTTAGCCGTCAGGGAAAAGGCAATTTCTGGCTGGCAGAATCTCAGGCAAAATGTTCAGAATAAAACCGATCGCAGAACGCCTTACTGGCACCAAGTTGCAGCGAAAGTTTGCTGGCTGCCTTTAACATCTGAGCGGTGATCTCCTCATTACTGCGCTCAGGAGTCAGTCGGGATGAGGGACCCGTCAGCGCCAGGGCCGCCACCAGTTTCTCATCATTGCCAAAAACCGGTAAGGCAAAGGCAGCAATGTGCGGATCGCGGGCACCAGAACTGAACAGAGGAAGAGGGGGACTGCGATCGAAAAGTTGTTCATCCGTTCCCCAGTGCCTCAGAACCTGGCCAATGGCAGAGTTATCAAGAGGGAAATAGGTTCCGGGCAAACGCGTGTGACGCAGTCCTTCAGATGACTCTGCGCGGAACAGGCACAGGCGCTGGCCATTATCAATCACATACCAGCTGGCACTTTCACCTGTGGCTGTGGCAAGGGCATGCAACTCGGGTTGAACGATGCTTGCCAGATGGAAAGATTGTTCATAAAGCTTGCCCAGATAGAGCAGGCGTGGCCCCAGCGTATAGGCTGCGTTTTCATGGCGTACCACGTAGCCCATTCTCTCCAGTGAATTCATCAGCCGGTAAACCGTGGTCTTATGATAGCCAGAGAGCTGAGATAACGTAGTCAGCGACAGGCTCTCTTCCCCAGGTTTAAAACAGTCCAGTAAAGACAGCGCCTTCTCAACGGCTATTACGCCCTCGTTTCCCATTCTCTTTCTCCTTGTGTAAACCGGGTCAAAGTCTACCTGAAAAATGTGAGTCACATCGTGTTTACATCACAAACAAAGTCTTAACACTGGCAAATACCGCCGGAGCAAAGATATAGTAGTTTCGTATTGTACAACATGGTTGTACGGAGTAAAACAATGTGAGGTCCTCTATGTCAGCTCAGGAAAAACCGTTTATCAATCGTACTGTGTCCCGCGTGCCGGCAGAGCATATTCGTCAGGCGTCACTGTTTCAGGCTGCCATTCTTGCCGATGTCGCGGGAAGAAGAGGCACCTTACATGGCCGTATTAAACCCGTTTCCCCTGAGATGAAGGTGGCTGGTCCTGCGATCACGGTGGAAGTGCGTCCCGGTGATAATCTGGCGATCCATGCCGCTCTGGCTATTGCTCAGCCTGGCGACGTGATTGTGGTGGATGGCAAAGGCGACCTGAGCTGCGCGTTGATTGGTGAAATCATGACAACTCAGGCACAGGCATCTGGGATAGCAGGCATCATTATTGATGGTGCGGTAAGGGATGCAGACGCCCTGATTGCCAATAAGTTTCCGGTCTTTTCGGCAGGCCTGAATCCTTGTGGCCCCACTAAAGCCATACCTGGCCGGGTTAATTCCCCCCTCTCTGTTGCAGGCGCTTCGGTAGAACCAGGCGATCTGGTGGTTGCTGACTGCGATGGCGTGGTGATCATTCCCCGTGATGAGGTGGCTGCTGTCCTTGAGCTGGCGCAGAAAAAACTTGATAGCGAAACTCGCCGGATAGCAGCTATTAAAGAGGGGAATCTTCGTCCCGGATGGCTTGAAGAGGCTTTACGCAACGCGGGTATGCTGAAATCAGGAGAAACTCTGTGATGGTTGAGCAACGTTATATTCTGGTAACGGGCAGCGATTTAGCTGAAGAAGCCGTTGAGCTATTACAGGGCTATCAGTTGATTTTCGCCGGGAAACAGCCCGGTGAAGCTGACCTGATCCAACTATGCAAAAAATACGATCCTATAGCGATCATTGTACGATACGGCAAAATCAGCGCGCAAATCATGGATGCCGCTCCGTCACTTCGTGTGATCTCTAAGCATGGCAGTGGAACAGATGTCATAGATCAGCAAGCCGCAGCAGCACGTAATATCGGTGTTAAATCGGCTCCGGGTGCTAACGCAGCGGCCGTTGCTGAGCATACCTGGGCGATGATTCTGGCCTGTGCAAAATCCGTTATCCCTCTGGACAGGCGTTTACGTGAGGGACACTGGGATAAGTCCAGACACAAATCACTGGAGCTGGAAGGACGAACGCTTGGACTGATAGGATTGGGAGCAATTGGCACCCGTGTGGCCACTATTGGCCGCGCCATGGGGATGAATGTCATCGCTTATGATCCCTGGGCGAAAAGCTTCCCGGCAGAATGTGGCGTGGCAGAGCAGCTAAGCGATCTGCTTACTCAGTCTGATGTTGTCTCGCTTCACTGCCCCCTGACAAATCAAAACAGGAAAATGATCGATGATTCGCTGCTGGCCCACTTCAAAAAGGGGGCCATTCTGATCAACACGGCGCGCGGAGGACTTATCGATGACGAGGCTCTGGTCCGGGCGCTGAACAATGGCACGCTTAGCTGGGCAGCTCTGGACAGTTTCAGTCAGGAGCCTCTTGAAGCGCCACATCTCTGGCAGTCAGTAGATAACGTGATCCTCTCACCCCATATTGCCGGGGTAAGCGATAACTCTTATGTGAAAATGGGCACGGTTGCCGCCAGCAATGTTGTTCAAACGCTGGAAGCCAGTGACACCGTAAACGCTGGATGAAGTTTGACTAAAGAAAGGCCCGCAGCATTGACTCATGCGTGAATATCTCCGTCAAACACGGCCGTGATGACTGGTCTACACATTACTGGCGTAGCGGTGGATCATTGATGCGGGCAGCTATCTGTTTATAACCCTCTGTAGGCACATCAAGCTATTTAATCTGAAGCATATTCAATGTTGGACAGCACTGAGCAGCGCGGCATGCCGAAAAATTCTCGTTGGGGCGCTTTTGAGATGCGGAAAGGCACCAGTATTGCAGATGGTCCGATCTGAACTTCGTTAAGATTAACTGAGACATCATTCGCAGATAAGTGATACTTCGCAAAGACCTGATTGGTGGGACGGATGACATCCCGGATGACAGCCGCTATTGCTTCAGAAGGTTTAACGTTCGGACAGGCTTTCACATCAGCCTTATAACCCAGACGTATATCAATGTATAAAGCCAGTACGCACAGACTCATTACAACGATGAGTCCAAAAATTAATCCAGAAGCTATCTTCAAAATCCTGCGCATCACAAATTCCCTTTCATTTGATTAGATAATCTTATCGAATGATAATCATTTTTATCTCTCATGAGCCACTAAAATCAGGCGATCGGATCTCCGAATCAGACAAAAGCTGAGAATAGCTCTGTACAGCCTCAGGTTGGTTAACGCCTGCTGGTAGTCAGACTGGTTACCCTGATTCTTCTTCAGGATATCCGATCATATTAACCCTGTTGGCAGGTTCAGAGAGCGTTTATGAAAAGTTGCTCAGCAGAGCCGAGTCCGCTGGCCGTGGGAGCATTACTCTGCTGGAAAAAAGGCCCTGCACTGAATGCCGGGGCCTCTGCAACAGACGTAGTAAAGAAGCGTTATTTGCCCGTGCTGGTAACTGACTTTTTGATCTCCATATTAACGGCCTTTTTTCTTCCCATTACCAGTACGCTAATGCCGCCTGCCAGACAAAGCACCGCGAGAGGGAGCATGGCCAGCGCATGGCTGCCAGTACGTTCGTTGATCATGCCGTAAACGTTGACCATCAATCCCCCTCCGATAAGGTTAGCCATGGCACCAATGGCGGCCAGTCCTGCGGCCGCTGTGGAGGAAGAAAGCCAGCCGGATGCCAGTGCCCAGAACGGGCCTTTCATTGAATACGCTCCGACCAGAATCATCGACAGGATAATCACGCTGCCAGCCAGTGATTGCAGAACGAAGGCAGACAGTAAGCCAGCCGAAATCAGGAACAGGGTCAGTGCTGTATGCCAGCGGCGTTCGCCGGTGCGATCTGAACTGCGTCCCCAGACAATCATCAGCACAGAAGCCAGACCATAAGGAATGGCATTCACAAGACCGGTAGTAAAGTTATCCAGACCAAAGGATTTTAGTAACTGTGGCGACCAGACGCTCAGCGTGGAGCCTGCGGCAGAAGCGCCAGCGTAGATCAGTGCCATCACCCAGATATGTTTGTGGCGTAATAACTGCCACAGTGAGATATGACCAATAGCTTTACGTGAAGCGTTTTCTTCAGCGATTTTGTTACTTAACCACTCTCTTTGCGGCTTAGTCAGCCATGTGGCGTTTTCAGGACGATTGCTGAGCACGAAGAAGGCGGCAATGCCCAGGATAACAGCAGGGATGCCTTCAAGGATAAATAACCAGTGCCAGCCACGTAAACCAAACCAGCCGTCCATCGAAAGAATGGCGCCAGAAATGGGGGAGCCAATAAAGTTAGCGGCTGGAATCGCAACCATAAAAGTAGCGATGACGCGTGCGCGGTATTTACCTGGGATCCAGTAAGTCAGATAGAGAATGACGCCGGGGAAAAATCCTGCCTCGGCGGCACCCAGTAAAAAACGCAGGACATAGAGCATCTGGGCGCTTTCAACAAAAGCGGTGCAGACTGAAACAATGCCCCAGCTGACCATGATGCGTGAGATCCAGATTTTAGCGCCCACTTTTTGCATGGCGAGATTACTGGGGACTTCAAAAATGAAATAGCCGATAAAGAATAAGCTACTGGCAAATCCAAACACCGCTTTAGAGAGGCCCAGATCTTCGTTCATCTGTAACGAAGCCATGCCGATATTGCCACGATCGATGATGGCAATCAGATAGCAGACGATAAGGAAAGGCAAGATCCGCCAGGTAACCCGTTTTACCGTCTCCTGCTCTATATCAGTGCCCGATGAGCTGTCATGAAATTTTTCAGACATGATGTTCCCCACATTTAAATGTTGCATGCAACCCGAAAAAAAA
This genomic window from Erwinia sp. E_sp_B01_1 contains:
- a CDS encoding sugar phosphate isomerase/epimerase family protein, with the translated sequence MFPAVTAEQRQTRLNDNFRAVDEALELGAACLVLVVGGLPAGSKDLNGTRQQVRDGLSALLEYSRPLGMPLAIEPLHPMYAADRACVNTLKQANDLCDELGDEGLGIAVDLYHTWWDADFHREIARAGLKRLLAFHICDWLNPTQDMLEDRGMMGDGVIDIRGFRQAVEAQGYTGFHEVEIFSRLNWWTKDPDQVLLTCKARHLEHG
- a CDS encoding Gfo/Idh/MocA family oxidoreductase; the protein is MAQIPVGIIMHGVTGRMGKNQHLIRSIVQIRQQGGVQLANGDRLMPDPILIGRNAEKIAALAEEFGITRWGTSIDEALDNPHDIIFFDAATTQARPALLKKAISKGKHVYSEKPVAMGLDEALDLYHFAREKGICHGVVQDKLWLPGLQKLRLLNESGFFGKVLSVRGEFGYWVFEGNLQPTQRPSWNYRSEDGGGIILDMICHWRYVIDNLFGDIKSLSCIGATHIPARWDEEHKPYQATADDAVYATFELHNGAIVQINSSWCVRVRRDDLVTFQVDGINGSAVAGLTDCFTQASVNTPKPVWNPDVRQTHNFFEDWAEVPDTQHYDNAFKVQWELFLRHVWGEGDYRWGLLEGAKGLQLVDLALKSWKERRWIDVPSLER
- a CDS encoding TetR/AcrR family transcriptional regulator, with amino-acid sequence MATRRVKDKNESADKQVRILEAARAEFAEKGFDGARVDSIALRAEANKQLIYYYFTNKDVLFTRVLEDAYRDIREHEAALSLDAIPASEAILKLVEFTWHYYLKNPEFIRLLNSENQLKARHLKGSEVTVQINQSWIGITQALLERGRQEGNVRADIDVMQLNINISALGFFYLINQSTLSILYQKDLGEKAALDERLRVMKECIAAWIKP
- a CDS encoding DUF2778 domain-containing protein, yielding MALQGKMVLNGADYAPFELYGVGVFMAFSGNGVYRNKGACGAIKGDGPLPPGKYWIVERGSGGFFSKRKAEIQDTWNKVRYGAEFSRDEWFALYKDDWGIDDGTWIKGIYRGLFRLHPGVLSEGCITIAHNTDFARIRNALLNTSPMPVPCMRSLMALGWIEVVASGSNTCP
- the tssD gene encoding type VI secretion system tube protein TssD translates to MPIPPYMWLKDDGGADIKGSVDIQDREGSIEIIGLSHGINLPVDNANGKITGTRQHSSMMIEKEVDSSTPYLYKAATTGQTLESAEIRFYHINDAGQEVCYYNVLLESVKVTSVNCGVPNVKLAGNDKMNHVESISLQYEKITWRIVDGNIQHSDAWNERPTA
- the uxuA gene encoding mannonate dehydratase; protein product: MQMTMRWFGPEEDKIPLEHFRQVPGVEGVVGALYDVPVGEVWPKDKIQKLVGQAQAAGLTMEVIESVNIHDAIKIGNESRDRYIANYQQTIRHLAEAGVKVICYNFMPVFDWMKTDMNYVLPDGSLTMAFEKKGIDKSLDEVVKEVLENSNGFALPGWEPERLAKVQDLFAQYKDVDDNKLRENLAYFLKAVIPVCEEVGVKMAIHPDDPPYSIFGLPRVVKNRDDLDWICNAVDSEANGITLCTGSIAEDPENDVYAILAEFSRRNRIHFAHVRNIKIIKDKDFYESAHPTQYGSLNMYKVIKSLHDNGFDGYIRPDHGRFIWGETGRPGYGLYDRALGVTYLMGLWEAVSNQ
- a CDS encoding IclR family transcriptional regulator, encoding MGNEGVIAVEKALSLLDCFKPGEESLSLTTLSQLSGYHKTTVYRLMNSLERMGYVVRHENAAYTLGPRLLYLGKLYEQSFHLASIVQPELHALATATGESASWYVIDNGQRLCLFRAESSEGLRHTRLPGTYFPLDNSAIGQVLRHWGTDEQLFDRSPPLPLFSSGARDPHIAAFALPVFGNDEKLVAALALTGPSSRLTPERSNEEITAQMLKAASKLSLQLGASKAFCDRFYSEHFA
- a CDS encoding RraA family protein, which gives rise to MSAQEKPFINRTVSRVPAEHIRQASLFQAAILADVAGRRGTLHGRIKPVSPEMKVAGPAITVEVRPGDNLAIHAALAIAQPGDVIVVDGKGDLSCALIGEIMTTQAQASGIAGIIIDGAVRDADALIANKFPVFSAGLNPCGPTKAIPGRVNSPLSVAGASVEPGDLVVADCDGVVIIPRDEVAAVLELAQKKLDSETRRIAAIKEGNLRPGWLEEALRNAGMLKSGETL
- a CDS encoding hydroxyacid dehydrogenase, with the protein product MVEQRYILVTGSDLAEEAVELLQGYQLIFAGKQPGEADLIQLCKKYDPIAIIVRYGKISAQIMDAAPSLRVISKHGSGTDVIDQQAAAARNIGVKSAPGANAAAVAEHTWAMILACAKSVIPLDRRLREGHWDKSRHKSLELEGRTLGLIGLGAIGTRVATIGRAMGMNVIAYDPWAKSFPAECGVAEQLSDLLTQSDVVSLHCPLTNQNRKMIDDSLLAHFKKGAILINTARGGLIDDEALVRALNNGTLSWAALDSFSQEPLEAPHLWQSVDNVILSPHIAGVSDNSYVKMGTVAASNVVQTLEASDTVNAG
- a CDS encoding MFS transporter produces the protein MSEKFHDSSSGTDIEQETVKRVTWRILPFLIVCYLIAIIDRGNIGMASLQMNEDLGLSKAVFGFASSLFFIGYFIFEVPSNLAMQKVGAKIWISRIMVSWGIVSVCTAFVESAQMLYVLRFLLGAAEAGFFPGVILYLTYWIPGKYRARVIATFMVAIPAANFIGSPISGAILSMDGWFGLRGWHWLFILEGIPAVILGIAAFFVLSNRPENATWLTKPQREWLSNKIAEENASRKAIGHISLWQLLRHKHIWVMALIYAGASAAGSTLSVWSPQLLKSFGLDNFTTGLVNAIPYGLASVLMIVWGRSSDRTGERRWHTALTLFLISAGLLSAFVLQSLAGSVIILSMILVGAYSMKGPFWALASGWLSSSTAAAGLAAIGAMANLIGGGLMVNVYGMINERTGSHALAMLPLAVLCLAGGISVLVMGRKKAVNMEIKKSVTSTGK